One genomic region from Anthonomus grandis grandis chromosome 1, icAntGran1.3, whole genome shotgun sequence encodes:
- the LOC126739540 gene encoding uncharacterized protein LOC126739540: MIIFKGKRLKPELHDNLPPGTLVEKSSKGYMTNELFKEFLKHLARYKSPGRCLLVFDSAACHLNLSIVDVGDSLDIDLYCLPSNTTHELQPLDKSVYRSFEHHWDNEVLLFLDQNPNKKLTKSHFNIILSNVWSKCMTHSNIINGFKAGLFPLNPEAIPETAFAPSILSDVLAPDDTHKENRRPPESPQPGPPGMASNKSGKFSYSNVYSSDSDSTDDHIPLAELKRRTTKVTSFNELLPTPIKTNEKPKKNRKKALNYKGTPVTRDLFTEENKSRAKLNKDIESSREKLSTEWYYHGCEEDRQADMRQCSKCLKWYHEVGIGLTDNDMDDFKCPDGC; encoded by the coding sequence atgattatttttaaaggaaagaggctaaagccagaattacatgataatttgccaccaggaactctagtggaaaaatcaagtaaaggctacatgactaacgaactttttaaagaattcctcaagcacttagcccgatacaaaagtccaggaaggtgcctcttagtttttgatAGTGCAGCTTGTCATCTTAATTTGTCAATTGTTGATGTTGGAGACTCACTTGATATAGATCTCTACTGTTTGCCATCGAATACAACACATGAGCTTCAACCCCTCGACAAATCTGTATATCGTTCATTTGAGCATCATTGGGATAAtgaggtattattattcttggatcagaatcctaacaaaaagctgaccaaatcacattttaacatcatactttcaaatgtttggtctaaatgcatgacacatagtaacattataaacggttttaaggctggtctgtttccattaaatcccgaggcaattccagaaacagcatttgcTCCTTCAATTCTCTCAGACGTACTGGCACCGGATGATACCCACAAAGAAAATAGGCGTCCACCTGAATCTCCTCAACCTGGTCCGCCTGGAATGGCATCCAACAAGTCTGgcaaattttcctattccaatgtttactcttctgactcggattcgactgatgaccatatccctcttgctgaattaaagagacgaacaacaaaagtcacttcttttaatgagcttttgcccacaccaataaaaactaatgaaaaacctaaaaaaaatcgaaaaaaagctctaaactacaaaggaactccagtcactagagatctttttaccgaggagaacaaaagtcgtgccaaattgaataaagatatCGAAAGCTCCAGGGAAAAGTTAAGTACCGAATGGTATTACCATGGATGTGAGGAAGACAGGCAGGCCGATATGAGGCAGTGcagcaaatgtcttaaatggTACCATGAGGTAGGCATTGGCTTAACAGACAATGACATGGATGATTTTAAGTGTCCCGATGGCTGCTAG